The following are from one region of the Abiotrophia defectiva ATCC 49176 genome:
- a CDS encoding NAD(P)H-dependent oxidoreductase: MKVLIVYAYPNHQGLNAQILARVQAGLDARHEVKTLDLYLEHKEKGFDPCLVFDQDHKRRDLDKDPQMAPYRDLVTWADHLIFIYPIWWGGMPAILKGFVDRVLVKGFAYDYSDNPIPQALLKGRTGCVITTHDTVGFFARLFMQDYGRVLARHILRMVGIKPVKQSQLAYVRGSKPEKIAAFLDKIQAQAASL, encoded by the coding sequence ATGAAAGTCCTAATTGTTTATGCCTACCCAAATCATCAAGGCCTCAATGCTCAGATTTTAGCCCGAGTGCAGGCTGGGCTAGATGCCCGCCATGAGGTCAAGACCCTGGATCTCTACCTAGAGCACAAGGAAAAGGGCTTTGATCCCTGCCTAGTCTTCGACCAAGACCATAAACGCCGCGATTTAGACAAGGACCCTCAAATGGCTCCTTATCGCGACTTAGTGACTTGGGCTGATCATCTGATCTTCATCTATCCTATTTGGTGGGGCGGCATGCCTGCTATACTCAAGGGCTTTGTTGATCGTGTTTTGGTTAAGGGCTTTGCCTACGATTATAGTGATAATCCAATCCCTCAAGCCCTGCTTAAGGGCCGAACCGGCTGTGTCATTACCACCCACGATACAGTAGGCTTCTTCGCCCGCCTCTTCATGCAGGATTATGGTCGCGTTTTAGCTCGCCATATTCTGCGCATGGTGGGCATTAAGCCAGTCAAGCAAAGCCAATTAGCCTATGTGCGTGGCAGCAAGCCTGAGAAAATTGCGGCCTTCCTAGATAAAATTCAAGCCCAAGCGGCTAGCCTCTAA
- a CDS encoding phosphoribosylanthranilate isomerase, translated as MTSPLFEAFLSIARALNERGLVPLLMGSVGLEVRTGQSWQARDLDIHVPGDRRGWEAPDHLRIYDFELLEGLMEDLGYVLVDRHEHEFQGPAGSVEFGAMDTLPDFAGVALADLPLEDCQGVRFYLPTMSQYLAIYRASSQDSYRNDQNNHKDFAKIAYLEERLALDCQTKE; from the coding sequence ATGACAAGTCCCTTATTTGAAGCCTTTTTAAGCATTGCTAGAGCCCTGAATGAGCGAGGCCTTGTGCCCCTCTTGATGGGATCGGTCGGTCTGGAGGTCCGGACGGGCCAATCCTGGCAGGCGCGCGACCTGGACATCCATGTGCCAGGTGACCGGCGGGGGTGGGAGGCGCCTGACCACTTACGCATCTATGACTTTGAGCTGCTTGAAGGCCTGATGGAGGATCTGGGCTATGTCTTGGTAGACCGACACGAGCATGAATTCCAAGGGCCTGCCGGCTCAGTAGAGTTTGGCGCTATGGATACTTTGCCAGACTTTGCCGGCGTGGCCTTGGCGGACTTGCCCCTGGAAGACTGTCAGGGGGTCCGCTTCTATTTACCTACCATGAGCCAGTATCTGGCCATCTACCGGGCTTCCTCCCAGGATTCCTATCGTAATGATCAAAATAATCATAAAGACTTCGCTAAGATCGCCTACTTAGAAGAGCGCTTAGCATTAGATTGTCAAACCAAGGAGTAA
- a CDS encoding ABC transporter ATP-binding protein, with protein sequence MVIEINGVNKKIGSKQVIQDVSLSIGRGQVFALLGPNGAGKTTLIRIILGLLKAETGTIRLFGQELTAQSRSDLLLRIGVQNDGNLYENLTIEDNLALWGQIYGLDQATIQKRLAELKQKFHLEAYSNMPVGSLSKGNRQKVMLARAMFHNPEVLILDEPTTGLDPAAIDEFYDFIKTLKQEGVTIIMSTHYLYGMDGVVDSIGIISEGKILISDAVDKLRRQDKQVHFEGKFKPDHIKELLAHGQVNGNLQDEFTISVENDDQLADLVRSLVQKGNDIHYVYKVRETVKEIYFRIIGVDSHE encoded by the coding sequence ATGGTAATTGAGATTAATGGAGTTAATAAGAAAATTGGGTCCAAACAGGTCATTCAAGATGTCTCTTTAAGTATTGGGAGAGGCCAAGTCTTCGCCTTGCTGGGACCCAATGGGGCAGGGAAGACTACCCTGATTCGTATCATTTTAGGTTTGTTGAAGGCTGAGACGGGGACGATTAGGCTCTTTGGCCAGGAGCTGACCGCTCAATCCAGGTCTGATCTCTTATTGCGTATTGGGGTTCAAAATGATGGGAATCTCTATGAAAATCTAACGATTGAAGACAATCTGGCCTTATGGGGTCAAATCTATGGTTTAGACCAGGCTACTATCCAAAAACGCCTAGCCGAATTGAAACAGAAGTTTCATTTAGAAGCCTATTCTAACATGCCAGTAGGGAGTCTCAGTAAGGGTAATCGGCAGAAAGTCATGCTGGCCAGAGCCATGTTTCATAATCCTGAGGTCTTGATTTTGGATGAGCCAACAACCGGGCTAGACCCAGCTGCCATTGATGAGTTTTATGACTTCATTAAGACCCTCAAGCAAGAGGGTGTGACCATTATCATGTCCACCCACTATCTCTACGGGATGGATGGCGTGGTCGATAGTATTGGCATTATTTCTGAAGGAAAGATACTGATCAGCGATGCAGTGGATAAGCTACGCCGCCAAGATAAGCAAGTCCATTTTGAAGGTAAATTTAAGCCCGACCACATCAAAGAATTACTTGCCCATGGTCAAGTAAACGGGAATCTGCAGGATGAATTTACCATCTCAGTGGAGAATGATGATCAGCTAGCTGACCTGGTCAGAAGCTTAGTTCAAAAAGGAAATGACATTCATTATGTCTATAAAGTAAGGGAAACCGTCAAAGAAATATACTTTAGAATTATTGGGGTAGATAGCCATGAATAG
- a CDS encoding ABC transporter permease subunit, with protein sequence MNRQQLKVMIKKEYKELVKEKGLLLSLLSMAIIFSIVLPTVLLLVGTSKEVSASIVGLNTFLEQFKLIDYPAYLTKETIPLYAVLTYFFLPLFMLQPIMFATLLASNSFIGEKEHKTLEGLLYTPLSPKVLILGKALGCALPSLALSTLSSLAYILVVNTLGWGYFGHLILPNLTWILVILVISPLLVFLSILLIIGSSQYLKNSKSAQGVSMIIVMPIIGILLSQSTGVLILGVFETVVFITVLVLLVIVAFLLLMKIFNFEKFILNN encoded by the coding sequence ATGAATAGACAGCAATTAAAGGTCATGATCAAAAAGGAATACAAGGAATTAGTCAAGGAGAAAGGCTTACTGCTGTCCTTACTGTCCATGGCCATTATCTTCAGTATTGTCCTTCCAACAGTCTTATTACTAGTGGGCACGAGTAAGGAAGTGTCGGCTAGCATAGTGGGTCTAAATACTTTTCTTGAACAATTTAAGCTGATCGATTATCCAGCTTATCTGACCAAGGAAACCATACCCCTCTACGCTGTCCTGACCTACTTCTTCTTACCGCTATTTATGTTGCAGCCTATTATGTTTGCGACGCTATTAGCCAGCAACAGCTTTATTGGGGAGAAGGAGCACAAGACTTTGGAGGGCCTCTTATACACGCCCCTATCTCCAAAAGTCCTGATTCTAGGAAAAGCCTTAGGTTGTGCCTTACCGTCCTTGGCCCTGTCCACGCTTTCCTCTCTGGCTTATATCTTAGTGGTGAATACACTAGGCTGGGGCTATTTTGGGCATCTGATCTTGCCTAATCTGACCTGGATATTAGTAATCCTAGTGATTTCGCCTCTGCTGGTCTTTTTATCAATCTTGCTGATTATTGGCAGTTCACAATATTTGAAGAACAGTAAGTCAGCCCAAGGGGTATCCATGATCATCGTAATGCCAATCATCGGTATCTTGCTTTCTCAATCCACCGGGGTCTTAATCCTAGGTGTCTTTGAAACGGTGGTTTTCATTACGGTTTTAGTACTACTGGTGATTGTAGCCTTCTTGCTTCTTATGAAAATATTCAATTTTGAGAAATTTATTCTCAATAATTGA
- a CDS encoding HAD family hydrolase: MIRHLFSDMDGTILREDGRISPETAQVIRQVGLPLTLVSARSPMEMREAIDQLGLHDVHVGFNGGYIFQASLEGYRVIHEVRMDYQLAKTLVLDLRGRYPDLSISVFDDQTWFVDRYDDCVAYEQNLTGLDYVLVDYEDFFQAPWRKVFKLMLVTFDHELMEAVKAYLPTAYPEAEIGLYQTSIPYLEVTPRLAQKSLGIQYIQEREGLIRQELMAFGDGTNDLAMFQVVGQAVVMANASEAIKAQADYVTLSNQEDGVAHALLHYLPSLQKQ, encoded by the coding sequence ATGATTAGACATCTTTTTTCCGATATGGACGGAACCATTTTGCGGGAGGACGGCCGCATTAGCCCGGAGACGGCCCAGGTCATTCGCCAAGTGGGCCTGCCCCTGACCCTGGTCTCGGCCCGCTCGCCTATGGAAATGCGGGAAGCTATCGACCAGCTGGGCCTGCATGATGTCCACGTGGGCTTCAATGGGGGCTATATTTTCCAGGCCAGCCTTGAGGGCTACCGGGTCATTCATGAGGTCCGAATGGACTATCAATTAGCCAAGACCCTGGTCCTGGATTTAAGAGGTCGTTATCCTGACCTCAGCATTAGTGTCTTCGACGATCAGACCTGGTTTGTGGACCGCTACGATGACTGTGTGGCCTACGAGCAGAACTTGACGGGTCTAGACTATGTCCTAGTGGACTATGAGGACTTCTTCCAGGCCCCTTGGCGCAAGGTCTTCAAGCTCATGCTGGTAACCTTCGACCATGAGCTCATGGAAGCGGTCAAAGCCTATTTGCCAACAGCCTATCCAGAAGCCGAAATCGGTCTCTACCAGACTAGCATTCCTTATCTGGAAGTCACGCCGCGTCTGGCTCAGAAATCCCTGGGTATACAGTATATCCAGGAGCGGGAAGGGCTGATCCGTCAGGAACTCATGGCCTTTGGCGATGGGACCAATGACCTGGCCATGTTCCAGGTGGTAGGTCAGGCTGTGGTCATGGCCAATGCCAGTGAGGCCATTAAGGCCCAGGCCGACTATGTGACCCTATCCAATCAAGAAGACGGCGTGGCCCATGCCTTGCTGCATTATTTGCCAAGTTTACAAAAGCAATAA
- a CDS encoding formate--tetrahydrofolate ligase, whose product MTHLSDIEIANSVSPRPIEDIAASVGLKPQNLFRYGHHIAKVDLASLPKEASKPGKLVLVTAITPTPAGEGKTTTSVGLADALTLIGKKAAIALREPSLGPVFGVKGGAAGGGYAQVIPMEDINLHFTGDFHAIGAANNLLAAMLDNHIHHGNALGIDSRRITWKRVVDMNDRQLRHIVNGLQGKINGVPREDGYDITVASEIMAVLCLATSLSDLKERLARIIVAYTFDGRPVTAADLKAEGAMATLLKNAINPNLVQTLEGTPAFVHGGPFANIAHGCNSVLATKLALRQADYVVTEAGFGADLGAEKFLDIKCRLADLEPDAVVLVATIRALKMHGGVPKTDLGPENVEAVKAGLPNLDKHLATIQESFGLPVVVAINKFPTDTEAELEAVYQACQARGVDVSISDVWGQGGAGGRDLAEKVVALTEAPKDFRYIYDLEDSIQDKITKIVQKVYGGAGISLTPAAKRELKELEDLGFGQLPICMAKTQYSFSDNASLIGAPKDFTVTIKKLKVSAGAGFIVALTGDIMTMPGLPKSPAAERIDIDADGKVTGLF is encoded by the coding sequence ATGACCCATCTATCTGATATTGAAATTGCTAACTCTGTTAGCCCTCGCCCCATCGAAGACATCGCTGCTTCAGTGGGCTTAAAACCCCAAAACCTCTTCCGCTACGGCCATCACATCGCCAAAGTGGACCTGGCTTCCCTACCCAAAGAAGCAAGCAAGCCAGGCAAACTAGTCCTAGTGACTGCGATTACCCCTACGCCTGCCGGCGAAGGTAAGACCACGACCTCAGTGGGGCTGGCTGATGCCCTGACCCTGATTGGCAAGAAGGCCGCCATCGCCCTGCGCGAACCCTCCCTTGGCCCAGTCTTTGGGGTCAAAGGGGGCGCCGCTGGGGGCGGCTATGCCCAAGTCATTCCTATGGAAGATATCAACCTGCACTTTACCGGGGACTTCCATGCTATCGGCGCAGCTAACAACCTGCTGGCGGCCATGCTGGACAACCACATCCACCACGGCAATGCCCTAGGCATCGACAGCCGTCGCATCACCTGGAAACGGGTGGTCGACATGAACGACCGCCAGTTACGTCATATCGTCAACGGCCTTCAAGGCAAAATTAACGGCGTGCCACGCGAAGACGGCTATGACATCACCGTGGCTTCTGAAATCATGGCGGTCCTCTGCTTGGCGACCAGCCTATCTGACCTTAAGGAGCGCCTGGCCCGCATCATCGTAGCCTATACCTTCGATGGTCGTCCCGTGACGGCCGCTGACCTTAAGGCTGAGGGCGCTATGGCCACCCTGCTCAAGAATGCCATCAACCCTAACCTGGTTCAAACCCTGGAAGGCACTCCTGCCTTTGTCCACGGCGGACCATTCGCTAACATCGCCCACGGCTGTAACTCGGTCCTAGCTACCAAACTAGCCCTGCGCCAAGCCGATTATGTGGTCACCGAAGCCGGCTTCGGCGCTGACCTAGGGGCAGAGAAATTCCTAGACATCAAGTGCCGTCTGGCTGACTTAGAGCCTGACGCAGTTGTGCTAGTTGCCACCATCCGGGCCCTCAAGATGCACGGCGGCGTGCCTAAGACCGACTTAGGTCCTGAAAACGTGGAAGCCGTCAAGGCTGGCTTGCCTAACTTGGACAAGCACTTGGCTACTATCCAAGAATCCTTTGGCCTGCCAGTGGTCGTGGCCATCAACAAGTTCCCAACCGACACTGAAGCTGAACTGGAGGCCGTCTACCAAGCCTGCCAAGCCCGTGGCGTCGACGTGTCCATTTCTGATGTTTGGGGCCAAGGCGGGGCCGGCGGTCGTGATTTGGCTGAGAAAGTAGTGGCTCTGACGGAGGCTCCTAAGGACTTCCGTTACATCTACGACCTGGAAGATTCCATCCAAGACAAGATCACCAAAATCGTCCAAAAGGTCTACGGTGGCGCAGGCATCAGCCTAACCCCAGCAGCCAAGCGTGAGCTCAAGGAGCTGGAAGACCTGGGATTCGGCCAGCTACCAATCTGTATGGCCAAGACCCAGTACTCCTTCTCCGACAATGCTAGCCTGATTGGGGCACCTAAGGACTTCACTGTCACCATTAAGAAACTCAAGGTTTCTGCCGGCGCCGGCTTCATCGTGGCCTTGACCGGTGACATCATGACCATGCCAGGTCTGCCTAAATCCCCTGCCGCTGAACGTATCGACATCGATGCCGACGGCAAGGTGACCGGCCTCTTCTAA
- a CDS encoding Rrf2 family transcriptional regulator — translation MQISSRFTIAIHSLAVIYLRQDQQRVTSNFLAESIQVNPVVVRSVLSGLKAAGIIESRQGSGGSRLAKPLDAITFYDIYVTVDSVDKDGLFNFHPNPHQDCPVGRNIHQAVDGKLIQIQAAMENELKRITMQDVVDDLEKAIAQSAQ, via the coding sequence ATGCAAATATCAAGTCGCTTTACCATTGCAATCCATTCATTGGCCGTCATCTATTTGAGACAAGACCAGCAACGCGTAACAAGTAACTTCCTAGCGGAGAGTATTCAGGTCAACCCCGTGGTCGTGCGGTCGGTCCTATCCGGCTTGAAGGCGGCTGGCATTATCGAGTCGCGTCAAGGCAGTGGGGGATCACGCTTGGCCAAGCCCCTGGATGCCATCACTTTTTATGATATCTATGTCACGGTAGACAGTGTTGACAAGGATGGGCTCTTTAATTTCCATCCTAACCCACATCAGGACTGTCCGGTAGGCCGCAATATTCACCAAGCGGTGGATGGCAAATTGATACAGATCCAAGCGGCCATGGAAAATGAACTCAAGCGCATCACCATGCAAGATGTGGTGGATGATTTAGAAAAGGCCATTGCCCAAAGCGCTCAATAA
- a CDS encoding nitroreductase family protein gives MSNFNQLQAKRRSIYALGKELPVSNDALVEIVEKAMKEAPSAFNSQSSRAVILFGKESEDFWNEIAYSELEKVTPAEAFEGTKGRLAGFAAGAGTILFFEDQEVVEGLQANFPLYADNFPIWSEQAHGINLYAVWLALAEQNIGMNVQHYNPLVDEKVAAKYNIPSTWKLRAQAPFGSVVAPAGDKEYMADQDRVKSFGK, from the coding sequence ATGTCAAACTTTAACCAATTACAAGCAAAACGTCGTTCAATTTATGCGCTCGGTAAGGAGCTGCCAGTTTCTAACGATGCTCTTGTTGAAATCGTCGAAAAAGCCATGAAAGAAGCACCATCTGCTTTCAACTCTCAATCTAGCCGTGCCGTCATCTTATTCGGCAAAGAGTCTGAAGACTTCTGGAACGAGATTGCTTACAGCGAACTTGAAAAGGTAACGCCAGCGGAAGCTTTTGAAGGGACTAAAGGTCGTTTAGCAGGTTTCGCAGCAGGGGCTGGGACCATCCTCTTCTTCGAAGACCAAGAAGTCGTAGAAGGCTTACAAGCTAACTTCCCACTCTACGCTGACAACTTCCCAATCTGGTCAGAACAAGCACACGGGATCAACTTATACGCAGTATGGTTGGCATTGGCTGAACAAAACATCGGCATGAACGTGCAACACTACAACCCATTAGTAGACGAAAAAGTAGCCGCTAAATACAATATCCCATCTACTTGGAAATTACGTGCTCAAGCACCATTCGGTAGCGTGGTGGCACCAGCTGGCGACAAAGAATACATGGCTGACCAAGATCGCGTTAAGTCATTCGGTAAATAA
- a CDS encoding DUF4767 domain-containing protein has translation MSKRYALLVGTVISALALSGCGHGQGNQGATSTQVANSVTSESVSSVSTSQSSRSQSSSQSASEAKSKGASQASQEPASSQAQPSYFKQMQAAYQKQLDYRDSLSEDARSSVQAPFTAAYQEGERLKGLHPQDSQRIEQESADFQHYLNWDKQAFASFFFKWAQGMKQDYRPLHLEDFVGIGDSSNRLKNATVHGQAVTWNIMGNVKNARYDYLILDSYETTDSDPSQRHLYLFTLHQGQPQVLYSQAHLADSDKLDFKETENQELSQGFAKYLNPDNRDSGQTSDEGTIAGPSDIRRDHIAQVMEAYSKAQGQTYQAATPATALSYYDLAVPDQVLNQAKVDGQAASFQFYGMQLGKSDLNYEVTAIYVRQDGKQVIAFVKRHNHAYILEATAQPDQEGQVSFQTTQNPDLMSAFD, from the coding sequence ATGAGTAAGCGATATGCATTACTCGTCGGTACGGTTATTAGTGCCCTAGCCCTAAGTGGGTGTGGGCATGGTCAAGGCAATCAGGGAGCTACTAGCACACAGGTCGCGAATTCTGTGACCAGTGAATCCGTCAGCAGTGTGTCTACTAGTCAATCCAGTCGTAGCCAGTCAAGTAGTCAGTCAGCAAGTGAGGCCAAATCTAAAGGGGCCTCGCAAGCCAGCCAGGAGCCGGCTAGCAGTCAGGCTCAGCCCTCTTATTTCAAGCAGATGCAAGCCGCCTATCAAAAGCAGCTGGACTACCGCGATTCGCTGAGTGAAGATGCGCGGTCTTCAGTCCAAGCGCCTTTTACTGCGGCCTATCAGGAAGGGGAGCGGCTCAAGGGTCTCCACCCCCAAGATAGCCAACGCATTGAGCAGGAGTCAGCAGACTTTCAACACTATCTCAATTGGGATAAGCAAGCCTTTGCTTCCTTCTTCTTCAAGTGGGCCCAAGGTATGAAGCAAGACTATCGGCCTTTGCATTTGGAAGATTTTGTGGGTATTGGCGACAGCAGTAATCGGCTCAAAAACGCCACCGTTCATGGGCAAGCCGTGACCTGGAATATTATGGGCAATGTCAAAAACGCTCGTTATGACTATCTAATCTTGGATAGCTATGAGACAACAGACTCGGACCCAAGTCAGCGTCACCTCTACCTCTTCACCCTCCATCAAGGTCAGCCTCAAGTCCTCTACAGTCAGGCCCATTTGGCTGACAGCGATAAGTTAGATTTCAAAGAGACCGAGAATCAGGAATTGAGTCAGGGCTTTGCTAAGTACCTCAATCCTGACAATCGGGACAGTGGCCAAACGAGTGATGAGGGCACAATCGCGGGGCCAAGTGATATTAGAAGGGATCATATTGCCCAAGTCATGGAAGCCTACAGCAAGGCCCAAGGCCAAACTTATCAGGCTGCCACGCCAGCTACAGCCTTGTCTTATTATGATTTGGCGGTTCCCGACCAAGTCCTTAACCAAGCCAAAGTGGACGGCCAAGCAGCAAGTTTCCAATTCTATGGTATGCAGCTAGGCAAGAGTGACCTCAACTATGAAGTGACGGCCATTTATGTGCGCCAAGACGGCAAGCAGGTGATTGCCTTCGTTAAGCGGCACAATCATGCCTATATTTTGGAGGCCACAGCCCAACCAGACCAAGAGGGTCAGGTCTCCTTCCAAACCACCCAGAACCCAGATTTAATGTCAGCATTTGATTAG
- a CDS encoding DUF4097 family beta strand repeat-containing protein, with amino-acid sequence MKNLTKIAILLIIIGLLSIGTAFALSGGDLTRFSMAGTPENKQYQASASDVTELVVKASIADVTVTGTDQSDIKIDYTEDRSINYNIKQEGSRLIMQSKGQFFFFNFWSFNPFGIFNSHKINITVPKELAAKVDVKSSTGSITVRDLNLKDNLKLDDSTGDIQLEKVKASKDINVSASTGKISLDQVSGQNFDLSASTGDIRTKQTQASGTTFKANSSTGEVDIQGLNDVSDIELSSSTGDIKATIQGKRKDYQIDTKTMGNKTQENEGASKKVKAHSSTGNVNVQFSE; translated from the coding sequence ATGAAAAACCTGACCAAAATCGCCATTTTACTCATTATCATTGGTCTCTTGTCCATTGGGACGGCCTTCGCCCTATCGGGTGGCGACCTGACTCGCTTTAGTATGGCCGGAACGCCAGAGAACAAGCAATACCAAGCCTCAGCTAGCGATGTGACCGAGTTGGTCGTCAAGGCTTCGATTGCGGATGTGACCGTCACAGGCACTGACCAATCCGACATCAAGATTGACTATACCGAAGATCGCAGCATCAACTATAACATCAAGCAAGAAGGCTCTCGCCTGATTATGCAATCCAAGGGTCAGTTCTTCTTCTTCAATTTCTGGTCCTTCAACCCCTTCGGTATCTTCAATTCCCACAAGATTAACATTACGGTGCCTAAGGAGCTGGCTGCCAAAGTGGACGTCAAGTCTTCGACTGGGTCCATCACCGTCCGCGACCTTAACCTCAAGGACAACCTCAAGCTCGACGATTCGACTGGCGACATCCAGCTAGAAAAGGTTAAGGCTAGCAAGGATATTAACGTCTCTGCCTCAACGGGTAAGATTAGCCTTGACCAGGTTTCCGGCCAAAACTTTGACCTATCTGCTTCAACGGGTGATATCCGCACCAAGCAAACCCAAGCCAGTGGCACGACCTTCAAGGCCAATAGTTCAACTGGGGAAGTGGACATTCAGGGCTTGAATGACGTGTCTGACATTGAACTCTCCTCTTCAACGGGTGATATTAAGGCCACGATTCAAGGCAAACGCAAGGACTATCAAATCGACACCAAGACCATGGGCAACAAAACCCAAGAAAACGAAGGCGCCAGCAAGAAAGTCAAGGCCCATTCGTCAACTGGTAATGTTAACGTCCAATTCTCGGAATAA
- a CDS encoding DUF1700 domain-containing protein, with amino-acid sequence MNRYDFKHQLARRLSGLPEEELATTLSFFDEMIDDRLDEGMTEDQAVADLGDLDEIANRILAEMSPFERVKQKLKPKRPISGGQWVLIALTFPIWLPLIITVGAIGFALVLVMASLLFAFYVTVFAFIFGGAFIAVTSPFTSGFNLINALFNFGAGLSLVGLGLLFLPWAQRGFRNLNHRLRWIHSRRD; translated from the coding sequence ATGAATAGATACGACTTCAAACACCAACTAGCCCGGCGCTTGTCCGGCCTACCCGAGGAAGAACTGGCCACCACCCTGTCCTTCTTCGATGAGATGATTGATGACCGCCTAGACGAAGGCATGACCGAGGACCAAGCCGTAGCGGACTTGGGTGACTTAGATGAAATTGCTAACCGGATTCTAGCGGAAATGTCACCCTTTGAGCGGGTCAAGCAAAAGCTCAAACCCAAACGCCCTATTTCGGGTGGCCAATGGGTCTTGATTGCCCTGACCTTCCCCATCTGGTTGCCACTTATTATAACGGTCGGCGCTATAGGCTTTGCTTTGGTATTGGTGATGGCATCCCTACTCTTCGCCTTCTATGTCACGGTCTTTGCCTTTATTTTCGGCGGTGCATTCATAGCGGTGACCAGCCCCTTCACCTCCGGTTTCAACCTGATTAATGCCCTCTTCAACTTCGGGGCAGGTCTTTCCCTAGTCGGTCTAGGTCTCCTATTCTTGCCATGGGCCCAACGTGGCTTCCGCAATCTCAACCATCGACTGCGCTGGATTCACTCTCGTCGCGACTAG
- a CDS encoding PadR family transcriptional regulator, translated as MEAQLKRGLLEVCVLAALRQEDSYGYKIVKDVSEYIPISESTLYPILKRLEANQAVAAYSIEHKGRLRKYYRLTHVGHSQIQNFLQDWDAVMKAYHFILGDDRHE; from the coding sequence ATGGAAGCTCAACTCAAGCGTGGCCTTTTGGAAGTCTGTGTATTGGCCGCCCTGCGCCAAGAAGACTCCTACGGCTACAAAATTGTCAAAGATGTGTCGGAATACATTCCGATCTCCGAATCCACCCTCTACCCCATCCTCAAGCGACTGGAAGCCAACCAGGCGGTGGCTGCCTACTCGATTGAGCATAAGGGACGTCTACGCAAGTACTACCGCCTGACCCATGTCGGCCACAGTCAAATCCAGAACTTTCTCCAGGACTGGGACGCCGTCATGAAAGCCTACCACTTTATCCTAGGAGATGATCGACATGAATAG